The nucleotide window TAGAGATCAGCAGCCCCTTGCCGTCGCTCTCCCGCTTGAACTGGTTCTGCACATACGCCCGCAACTCGTGCACATTGAAGCGCGAAGTGTCGATGAGAATATCTGCGACATTGCGCACAGGGTCCAGCAGCTTGCGCTCCGCGCGAATGGCCTCGCCCACGCGCTCCTCGCGTCCCAGCGGATGCGGCCGCCGTGTCTCCGAGAAGCGGCGCAGCAGCACGGGCTCCGAGGCCTCGAGATAGACAACCGTCGTATCCAGCTGCTGTCGCAGGTCCTTGAGTGTTGCTGGAAACCGCTCCAGCCGCTGCCCCTCGCGCACGTCCACGACCAGCGCAGCACGCGTGATCTCCATCGACTGCGCGACCAGCGCAGCAAAATGCGGCAACAGTTCCAGCGGCAGATTGTCCACCGCGTAGTAGCCAAGGTCTTCAAAGGCCTTCAGCGCCGAAGCCTTGCCCGAGCCGGAAAGCCCGGTCAGAATCACCAGCTCGCGCTTCGCCTCGCCATGCGCCGGTAAGACTACTGACGCGGCAACGGCGCTCTCCGGCTTCTGCTCGCTGTTCTGCTTCCTGCTCTGCTTTGCAGCCAGCCGTGGCTGGCGCCTCACAACAGCCTTCTTCGGAGGACGGGCCATGCAAAAATCCTAGCAGCAACCAGGCAACTCATCACAGAAAGAGCAAGGGCGCGAACCCGGCGTTCGCGCCCGTTGCCCTGCCCCTTGATTCCCTGATCTGTCTGCCTGCTTTTACGGCTCTTCGATCAGCTCCATCTTGCCGTCCCGTTTGCGGTGCAGCACCTTGACGTGCCCCTTGTTATCGCGGAAGACGAAGACCTCGCGATCGCGGAACTCCGCCTCCTTCACCGCCTCCTCCAGCGTCATCGGACGCAGCGCGACGCCATCGGTCGAGCGCACGA belongs to Silvibacterium dinghuense and includes:
- the rapZ gene encoding RNase adapter RapZ, producing MARPPKKAVVRRQPRLAAKQSRKQNSEQKPESAVAASVVLPAHGEAKRELVILTGLSGSGKASALKAFEDLGYYAVDNLPLELLPHFAALVAQSMEITRAALVVDVREGQRLERFPATLKDLRQQLDTTVVYLEASEPVLLRRFSETRRPHPLGREERVGEAIRAERKLLDPVRNVADILIDTSRFNVHELRAYVQNQFKRESDGKGLLISTLSFGYKNGIPLEADLVFDVRFLPNPHFVPEFRKLTGRHPKVIGYVGQFPQTREFLDKVTDLLLFLLPHYIHEGKSYLTVAFGCTGGQHRSVMIAEEMKKRLVREGYRVKAHHRDMPR